The following are encoded together in the Streptomyces tendae genome:
- the tpg gene encoding telomere-protecting terminal protein Tpg, translating into MSLFGDGLETAVQKAFTRPAPKSAPAQMRYLVKKLKSTKAVAQMLRISQRTVERYVKDQIKRPRPDLAARLEREVKKRWQPQIRAKARQKAATTDGIVIDTRARLGYTAPIGSTDQDRIRHLTVALPPQYAARLFNAQDTGATDQQLQEIAAEALKDVYFQDSGRRAGSLEEVRFTDIEHLEFEL; encoded by the coding sequence ATGAGCCTGTTCGGGGACGGTCTGGAGACCGCGGTGCAGAAGGCGTTCACCCGCCCGGCACCCAAAAGCGCACCCGCCCAGATGCGCTACCTGGTCAAGAAACTCAAGAGCACCAAAGCGGTCGCCCAGATGCTGCGCATCTCCCAGCGCACCGTCGAACGCTACGTGAAAGACCAGATCAAAAGACCCCGCCCGGACCTCGCCGCGCGCCTGGAGCGCGAGGTGAAGAAGCGCTGGCAGCCGCAGATCCGGGCCAAGGCCCGGCAGAAGGCGGCCACCACCGACGGCATCGTCATCGACACCCGCGCCCGCCTCGGCTACACCGCGCCGATCGGGTCGACGGACCAGGACCGTATCCGGCACCTGACCGTTGCCCTGCCCCCGCAGTACGCCGCCCGCCTCTTCAACGCCCAGGATACCGGCGCCACCGACCAGCAGCTCCAGGAGATCGCCGCCGAAGCACTCAAGGACGTCTACTTCCAGGACAGCGGCCGCCGCGCCGGCAGCCTGGAAGAGGTCCGCTTCACGGACATCGAACACCTCGAGTTCGAGCTGTAG
- a CDS encoding alpha/beta fold hydrolase, whose amino-acid sequence MFDKFKTRTVCTSEASVFVRYGGEGPPLLLLHGHPRTSATWHRVAPLLVRRGFTVVCPDLRGYGRSRGPEPTPDHAPHSKRAVAKDMVEVMQALGHQRFGLVGHDRGAAVALRLVLDHPSAVNRVAFVDGLPLSEHLTRADARFATAWWHWFFFAQPDIPERVINADPDAWYRGDPEAMGQENYDEWRTATRNPDVVRAMLEDYRAGLTVDCQHEEADRARGTRIECPVLILWSLRDDLEDLYGDPRSIWRDWADDVRGHGIDAGHHVAEEAPGPLSASLGDFFNG is encoded by the coding sequence GTGTTCGACAAGTTCAAAACCAGGACGGTGTGCACCAGTGAGGCATCTGTCTTCGTTCGGTACGGCGGGGAAGGCCCGCCACTCCTGCTGTTGCACGGCCACCCGCGGACGTCGGCGACCTGGCACCGGGTCGCGCCCCTCCTGGTGCGGCGCGGCTTCACCGTCGTCTGCCCCGACCTGCGCGGATACGGGCGCTCCCGCGGTCCCGAGCCCACTCCTGATCATGCCCCGCACTCCAAGCGCGCTGTGGCCAAGGACATGGTCGAGGTCATGCAGGCACTCGGACACCAGCGCTTCGGGCTCGTCGGCCACGACCGTGGAGCCGCAGTGGCACTGCGCCTGGTGCTGGACCACCCCTCCGCGGTGAACCGGGTGGCGTTCGTGGACGGCCTGCCCCTGAGCGAGCATCTGACCCGTGCGGATGCCCGGTTCGCCACCGCGTGGTGGCACTGGTTCTTCTTCGCCCAGCCGGATATTCCCGAACGCGTCATCAACGCCGATCCTGACGCCTGGTACCGCGGCGACCCCGAAGCCATGGGGCAGGAGAATTACGACGAGTGGCGGACCGCCACCCGCAATCCGGACGTCGTCCGCGCCATGCTGGAGGACTACCGCGCCGGACTCACCGTGGACTGCCAACATGAGGAGGCGGACCGCGCCCGGGGTACGCGGATCGAATGCCCCGTCCTGATCCTGTGGTCGCTACGGGACGACCTGGAGGATCTGTACGGCGACCCGCGCAGCATCTGGCGCGACTGGGCCGACGACGTTCGGGGCCACGGCATCGACGCCGGCCACCATGTGGCCGAGGAAGCCCCCGGCCCGCTCTCCGCCTCCCTGGGCGACTTCTTCAACGGCTGA
- a CDS encoding VOC family protein: MSDFIAAGATADDLPAPAEGLLLTHFLTVGDVPRSRAFYADVLGGQVVLEENPCIIKVANSWIIMNPGGGPTDDKPDVVLRPPEDRHTVSSFLNVRVADIHGFYAAARAKGAEFLTPPIDRRAELRCYMRDPDGHLIEVGQSTGLLKGILARTDTEA, from the coding sequence ATGTCCGATTTCATCGCCGCCGGCGCCACAGCCGACGACCTTCCCGCACCGGCCGAGGGTCTGCTGCTCACGCACTTTCTCACGGTCGGTGACGTCCCTCGCTCGCGGGCGTTCTATGCCGATGTGCTGGGCGGTCAGGTGGTGCTGGAGGAGAACCCCTGCATCATCAAGGTCGCCAACAGCTGGATCATCATGAACCCAGGCGGCGGGCCCACCGATGACAAGCCCGATGTCGTCCTGCGCCCGCCGGAGGACCGCCACACCGTCTCCAGCTTCCTGAACGTACGGGTGGCGGACATCCACGGCTTCTACGCGGCAGCCCGCGCCAAGGGAGCCGAGTTCCTCACCCCGCCCATCGACCGGCGCGCCGAGCTGCGCTGCTACATGCGCGACCCGGATGGCCACCTCATCGAGGTCGGCCAGTCCACGGGCCTGCTCAAGGGCATCCTGGCACGCACCGATACCGAAGCCTGA
- a CDS encoding DUF6228 family protein yields MTSLDDSTDVRPRVTIRCQDNASIGVTFCDRFSFDADSVHYAVELEAPGLTARVNEVVAWSWDRDLAPFLEGLAADYRGWDGERSWQTNDRDLAVSAVFRSGGYVGLTWNLHPWPKAAGRWGAAVTTWLEAGEQMASLASDIRQFLAGEQQ; encoded by the coding sequence GTGACCTCTCTCGACGACAGCACTGACGTCAGGCCCCGTGTGACGATCCGCTGCCAGGACAATGCGTCCATCGGTGTGACGTTCTGCGACCGGTTCAGCTTCGACGCAGACTCTGTGCACTATGCCGTCGAGCTGGAGGCCCCGGGTCTGACCGCTCGCGTCAACGAGGTCGTCGCCTGGAGCTGGGACAGGGATCTCGCCCCGTTCCTGGAAGGGCTCGCCGCCGACTACCGAGGATGGGACGGCGAACGGAGCTGGCAGACCAACGACCGGGACTTGGCGGTGTCGGCCGTCTTCCGCTCCGGCGGGTACGTCGGACTGACCTGGAACTTGCACCCATGGCCGAAGGCCGCGGGCCGCTGGGGCGCAGCAGTGACCACCTGGCTGGAGGCCGGCGAGCAGATGGCTTCCCTGGCTTCCGACATCCGGCAGTTCCTCGCCGGAGAGCAGCAGTGA
- a CDS encoding ArsR/SmtB family transcription factor, with the protein MSDELERTSQPAKPTRRLDARSLRGLAHPLRMNIFELLSLDGPATATRLAERLGENTGTISWHLRHLAEHGFIVEETGRGTKRERWWRRVDVSNELNTADFRDDPDTRGALSVYLHELLQQHFNRVVNYISEDWDDTWRSAGTVSDWSDLRMTPKQLEALNAELMAVIARHTPAPDAEPTPDALPVVVQLQSFPRKERGSA; encoded by the coding sequence ATGTCAGACGAACTCGAACGCACATCCCAGCCCGCCAAGCCCACCCGGCGCCTTGATGCGCGCAGCCTGCGGGGGCTGGCCCATCCACTGCGGATGAACATCTTTGAACTGCTCAGTCTGGACGGCCCTGCTACCGCCACCAGGCTCGCCGAACGCCTCGGGGAGAACACCGGCACCATCAGTTGGCACTTGCGCCACCTCGCCGAGCACGGCTTCATCGTGGAGGAAACCGGACGCGGTACGAAACGCGAGCGCTGGTGGAGAAGGGTCGACGTCTCCAATGAGCTGAACACTGCCGATTTCCGCGACGATCCCGACACCCGGGGCGCGCTGTCGGTCTACCTGCACGAACTGCTGCAGCAGCACTTCAACCGGGTCGTGAACTACATCAGCGAGGACTGGGACGACACGTGGCGGAGCGCCGGCACCGTCTCGGACTGGAGTGACCTGCGGATGACCCCGAAACAGCTGGAGGCACTCAACGCGGAGCTGATGGCCGTCATCGCCCGCCATACCCCTGCGCCGGACGCCGAGCCCACTCCGGACGCGCTCCCCGTCGTCGTGCAGCTCCAGTCCTTCCCCCGCAAGGAGCGTGGCTCCGCATGA
- a CDS encoding MFS transporter has translation MSHGIGGGLLRRHRDFRLLWCGETAGKFGASVTGVAMPLVAVSTLHASTFEVGLLNAAAWAPWLIIGLPVGAWVDRLRRRPIMLAAAAVSLLLFASVPVTAWSGRLSIGLLLVVALLTGTAAVFFQTAYTAYLPTILEPDDQPEGNAKLHGSASAAQIAGLGSGGLIAQLAGAVNGMFANAATFLVSLLCLAGIRHREPRITRTDRPTSLVSEVREGLRLIAYDPWFRTFTLFGAASNLALMGYQSIQVVFLVRSVGLTPGTVGVLIAATSAGGVAGAFAARRVAHRIGTARATLLFELGLPMLGLLIPLTVGGAGTLLFVTGGFSVVAGVVAGNIIKASFQQRYCPPDLLGRLTASTAFLSYGTIPIGALLGGVLGTALGLRTAMAITTAGVPLAALILLFSPIRRSRDLPTSRPATSNSKLTLDSDGKSALPRH, from the coding sequence ATGAGCCACGGCATAGGCGGCGGCCTCCTGCGTCGCCACCGCGATTTCCGCCTGCTGTGGTGCGGCGAAACAGCCGGCAAGTTCGGCGCGTCCGTCACCGGGGTGGCGATGCCACTGGTCGCCGTCTCCACCTTGCACGCCAGCACGTTCGAGGTCGGCCTGCTGAACGCCGCCGCCTGGGCCCCTTGGCTGATCATCGGTCTCCCGGTCGGTGCCTGGGTGGACCGGCTGCGCCGCAGACCAATCATGCTGGCCGCCGCCGCGGTCTCCCTCTTACTCTTCGCCAGCGTCCCGGTCACCGCATGGTCCGGTCGGTTGAGCATCGGACTACTGCTGGTCGTCGCCCTGCTGACAGGCACGGCAGCAGTGTTCTTCCAAACCGCCTACACCGCCTATCTCCCCACCATTCTGGAACCCGATGACCAACCCGAAGGCAACGCCAAACTGCACGGCAGTGCATCCGCCGCGCAGATTGCCGGGCTCGGCTCCGGCGGACTGATCGCACAGTTGGCAGGTGCGGTGAACGGGATGTTCGCCAACGCCGCGACATTCCTCGTCTCCCTCCTGTGCCTCGCAGGCATCCGGCACCGCGAGCCACGCATCACCAGAACCGACCGCCCCACTTCACTGGTCAGTGAAGTCCGCGAAGGTCTGCGACTGATCGCCTACGACCCCTGGTTCCGCACGTTCACACTCTTTGGAGCCGCCTCCAACCTGGCCCTTATGGGATACCAGTCAATCCAAGTGGTCTTCCTGGTCCGGAGCGTCGGCCTGACCCCGGGGACGGTCGGCGTACTCATCGCGGCGACCAGTGCCGGAGGCGTAGCTGGGGCATTCGCCGCACGCCGGGTTGCGCACCGGATCGGCACGGCCCGCGCGACACTGCTGTTCGAACTGGGACTTCCCATGCTCGGTCTACTCATCCCGCTGACGGTCGGAGGAGCCGGGACCCTGCTCTTCGTGACAGGCGGCTTCAGCGTCGTCGCGGGCGTCGTCGCCGGCAACATCATCAAGGCGAGCTTCCAGCAACGCTACTGCCCGCCTGATCTCCTCGGTCGCCTCACCGCAAGCACAGCATTTCTCAGCTACGGAACGATCCCCATCGGAGCACTGCTCGGCGGTGTGCTCGGAACCGCACTCGGCCTCCGCACTGCCATGGCCATCACGACAGCGGGGGTCCCCCTCGCCGCACTGATCCTGCTCTTCTCCCCGATCCGGCGATCCCGGGACCTGCCGACGTCCCGCCCTGCAACGAGTAACTCCAAACTTACGCTGGATTCTGATGGCAAGTCGGCCCTACCTCGTCATTGA
- a CDS encoding LysR family transcriptional regulator, giving the protein MEIRAMRAFVTVVEEGGLSAAARRLHISQPALSQTMSALEREFGQQLLIRSSTGVQATDTGLTLLAECRAVLARYDQALAVMTARTGESATTLRIGIPLELPADLLSKALLELSTAHPDTQVQARHLSTSAQVTELHQGNLELGLLRERPQGQELDAVLVVEERLGVLLAAERAAELAGPDGIRLDALNALSWVGFPRSGSPAWYDELTAILRSHGIDPGPQVPDGQPLIAEVKLASVSAGRAFTLAPPGWSQPLPDSVTWFPLVGHPIVRRTWAVWNAGSHRRDLGHLVAALDQPATKAAPDATR; this is encoded by the coding sequence ATGGAAATCCGAGCGATGCGTGCGTTCGTCACAGTGGTGGAAGAAGGCGGCCTGTCGGCGGCGGCACGACGGCTGCACATCAGCCAGCCCGCCCTGTCCCAGACCATGAGCGCCCTGGAACGCGAATTCGGTCAGCAGCTACTGATCCGCTCCTCCACGGGCGTGCAGGCCACGGACACCGGCCTGACGCTGCTCGCGGAATGCCGTGCCGTACTGGCCCGCTACGACCAGGCCCTTGCGGTCATGACCGCGCGCACCGGGGAGAGCGCGACCACGCTTCGGATCGGCATCCCGCTTGAACTACCCGCCGACCTGCTGTCCAAGGCACTGCTCGAACTGTCCACCGCCCACCCCGACACGCAGGTCCAAGCCCGGCACCTCTCCACCTCGGCGCAAGTCACGGAACTCCACCAGGGCAACCTTGAGCTGGGCCTGCTACGAGAACGCCCCCAGGGGCAGGAACTCGACGCAGTGCTGGTCGTGGAGGAGCGCCTAGGCGTTCTGCTCGCGGCCGAACGTGCCGCAGAACTGGCCGGCCCCGACGGCATCCGCCTGGACGCGCTGAACGCACTCTCCTGGGTCGGTTTCCCCCGTTCCGGCAGCCCCGCCTGGTACGACGAACTCACCGCCATCCTGCGCAGCCATGGAATCGACCCAGGCCCGCAAGTCCCTGACGGGCAGCCGTTGATCGCCGAGGTCAAACTCGCCTCCGTCAGCGCAGGACGCGCCTTCACCCTGGCACCCCCGGGCTGGTCCCAGCCCCTGCCCGACTCCGTCACCTGGTTCCCACTGGTAGGTCACCCCATCGTCCGGCGCACCTGGGCTGTGTGGAACGCAGGCTCTCACCGCCGCGATCTCGGCCACCTGGTGGCAGCCCTGGACCAGCCCGCCACGAAAGCAGCGCCCGACGCGACACGCTGA
- a CDS encoding enoyl-CoA hydratase/isomerase family protein, protein MSQQTPSYFTAFKNLAMSRTDSGVLTLRFHTDDGPATFTGEMHTDFPRALFEIGEDRDNRVLVLTGTGDRFMTDIDGASLGDITKPAQWDRTLAEGRRVLQRLVDLEMPVIAAVNGPASVHSEYALLADVVIAAGTTVFSDFPHLTFGIVPGDGIQIAWEEALGVNRARYLTLTQGSFTAEQAERWGAVAEVLPLERVLPRAQQLAEDLAAKPQLLTRYLAVTLRQRISRRMAEGLQLGMALEGLTAADLAYQQQ, encoded by the coding sequence GTGTCTCAGCAGACCCCTTCCTACTTCACCGCGTTCAAGAACCTGGCAATGAGCCGCACGGACTCGGGTGTGCTCACGCTGCGTTTCCACACCGACGACGGTCCGGCCACCTTCACCGGTGAGATGCACACTGACTTCCCCCGTGCCCTGTTCGAGATCGGTGAGGACCGTGACAACCGGGTTCTGGTTCTGACTGGCACGGGCGACCGGTTCATGACCGACATCGACGGTGCCAGCCTGGGCGATATCACCAAGCCGGCCCAGTGGGACCGCACGCTGGCGGAGGGCCGCCGCGTGCTGCAGCGCCTGGTCGACCTGGAGATGCCCGTCATCGCCGCGGTCAACGGTCCCGCGTCCGTCCACAGCGAGTACGCCCTGCTGGCGGACGTCGTCATCGCCGCCGGCACCACCGTCTTCTCCGACTTCCCCCATCTGACCTTCGGCATCGTCCCCGGCGATGGCATCCAGATCGCCTGGGAAGAGGCCCTGGGCGTCAACCGCGCCCGCTATCTGACCCTGACGCAGGGCTCCTTCACGGCCGAGCAGGCCGAGCGCTGGGGCGCGGTAGCCGAAGTCCTGCCGCTGGAGCGGGTCCTGCCCCGCGCCCAGCAGCTCGCAGAGGATCTGGCCGCCAAGCCGCAGCTGCTCACCCGCTACCTCGCCGTCACCCTGCGCCAGCGCATCAGCCGCCGTATGGCCGAAGGGCTTCAGCTCGGCATGGCTCTCGAGGGCCTCACCGCTGCTGACCTCGCCTACCAGCAGCAGTGA
- a CDS encoding maleylpyruvate isomerase family mycothiol-dependent enzyme has translation MSEDVMAPSPINGAGSLSVWLEALHTSSHRLADTVASLSERELEQPSMADGWSIAQVLSHLGSAAEISTGLLERGIAGDERGPVRQDLEPVWQRWNTLSAPAQRKAWQEADARHLQLLDSLDLSQQPQVRVPYFAGLLDLPDYAGYRLSEQSVHAWDIEAALTPETTIPAGEVELLWKRLDLIATRFRDATTLTRLAPAQLTIALTSPTRTVLLDLGAELHLYPCEPAEPAGSVTGAAEAVLRLVYGRHQPTDEVQVSGAVTLTDLKALFPGF, from the coding sequence GTGAGCGAGGATGTGATGGCACCCTCCCCAATCAATGGGGCCGGCAGCCTGTCGGTCTGGCTCGAAGCCCTCCACACTAGCTCCCACCGCCTGGCCGACACCGTTGCTTCCCTGTCCGAGCGGGAGCTGGAACAGCCCTCGATGGCCGACGGGTGGAGCATCGCGCAGGTGTTGTCCCATCTCGGCAGCGCCGCCGAGATCTCCACCGGCCTGCTTGAGCGTGGCATCGCGGGCGATGAGAGAGGGCCGGTACGACAGGACCTGGAGCCGGTGTGGCAGCGGTGGAACACGCTGTCGGCACCGGCACAGCGGAAGGCATGGCAGGAAGCTGATGCACGACACCTGCAGCTTCTGGACTCGCTGGACCTGTCCCAGCAGCCGCAGGTGCGTGTTCCGTACTTCGCCGGCCTGCTCGACCTCCCCGACTACGCCGGATATCGGCTCTCGGAACAATCCGTCCACGCCTGGGACATCGAAGCCGCCCTCACCCCAGAAACGACGATTCCGGCAGGAGAGGTGGAATTGTTGTGGAAGCGGCTGGACCTGATCGCCACCCGCTTCCGTGACGCCACCACCCTCACCCGGCTCGCTCCGGCACAGCTCACGATCGCCCTGACCAGCCCGACCCGGACCGTGCTGCTGGACCTCGGTGCCGAACTGCACCTGTATCCGTGTGAGCCGGCCGAACCTGCCGGTTCCGTCACGGGTGCAGCGGAGGCTGTACTGCGTCTCGTCTACGGCCGCCACCAGCCCACGGACGAAGTCCAGGTGAGCGGCGCGGTCACCCTGACCGACCTGAAGGCCCTATTCCCCGGATTCTGA
- a CDS encoding SDR family oxidoreductase, producing the protein MASRRVLITGASRGIGLAVAERLARQGHRPIGLARASTDAFPGDFHEVDLSDRAATDAALRAILAQGPVDAVVNNVGLVRPASVHEVQLDDLHAVYDVTVRVAVQVVQATLPAMTAHGWGRIVNITSLVTVGKPERTAYGAAKAALDFCTRAWAGELATTGVTVNAVAPGPTETELFRANNPAGSPSKQRYLASTPSGRLGRPDDIAAAVCFLLSQEAAHITGQILRVDGGASIG; encoded by the coding sequence ATGGCCTCTCGACGCGTGCTCATCACGGGAGCCTCACGCGGCATCGGCCTGGCGGTGGCCGAACGCCTGGCCCGTCAGGGACATCGGCCCATCGGCCTCGCACGGGCCTCGACCGACGCCTTCCCCGGGGACTTCCACGAGGTCGACTTGTCCGATCGGGCAGCCACAGACGCAGCCCTTCGGGCTATCCTCGCCCAGGGGCCCGTCGACGCCGTAGTCAACAATGTCGGCCTGGTTCGACCCGCATCCGTGCACGAAGTCCAGCTGGACGATCTGCACGCGGTCTACGACGTGACCGTCCGCGTCGCCGTCCAGGTCGTCCAGGCCACCCTGCCGGCCATGACCGCGCACGGTTGGGGCCGCATCGTGAACATCACCAGCCTGGTCACCGTGGGCAAACCGGAACGCACGGCTTACGGAGCGGCCAAAGCGGCACTGGACTTCTGCACTCGAGCCTGGGCGGGCGAGCTCGCCACGACGGGAGTGACCGTCAACGCCGTTGCCCCCGGACCGACCGAGACGGAACTGTTCCGTGCCAACAATCCTGCCGGGTCCCCCTCGAAGCAGCGTTACCTCGCGAGCACACCCTCTGGGCGGCTTGGCCGTCCGGACGACATCGCCGCGGCCGTGTGCTTCCTGCTGTCGCAGGAAGCCGCACACATCACCGGCCAGATCCTGCGCGTCGACGGCGGCGCAAGCATCGGCTGA
- a CDS encoding SDR family NAD(P)-dependent oxidoreductase, with product MTSPLLNGSVALVTGATSGIGAATAATLAEHGAHVLVAGRNTARGEDTVAAIRARGGRADFLPADLSNAASAQSLARRARQAGGGRVDILVNNAGAYPFRPTHEVTEEEFDAVYDLNVKAKFFLVAELAPAMAARGEGVIVNISTQVASYGVPGMSLYGSSKAAVNLLTKAWAAEYGPHGVRVNAVGVGPTRTEGTVLMGEDLDALAAQAPVGRPATPEEIASAVLYLASDAASFVQGVLLPVDGGRTAV from the coding sequence ATGACTTCCCCCCTCTTGAACGGCAGCGTAGCCCTCGTGACCGGAGCAACCAGCGGCATCGGCGCGGCGACTGCGGCGACGCTTGCCGAACACGGCGCTCACGTCCTGGTGGCGGGCCGCAACACCGCACGCGGCGAGGACACCGTGGCCGCGATCCGCGCACGTGGTGGAAGGGCGGACTTCCTCCCGGCCGACCTGAGCAACGCCGCATCCGCACAGTCACTGGCACGGCGCGCCCGCCAGGCAGGCGGAGGCCGGGTCGACATCCTCGTCAACAACGCGGGTGCATACCCGTTCCGGCCCACCCACGAGGTGACCGAGGAGGAGTTCGACGCCGTCTACGATCTCAATGTGAAGGCGAAGTTCTTCCTCGTCGCCGAGCTGGCACCGGCGATGGCCGCGCGCGGCGAGGGGGTCATCGTGAACATCAGCACACAGGTCGCGTCGTACGGTGTGCCGGGGATGTCGCTGTACGGATCCAGCAAGGCGGCGGTCAACCTGCTGACCAAAGCATGGGCCGCCGAATACGGGCCCCACGGGGTTCGCGTCAACGCCGTCGGCGTCGGCCCGACCCGCACGGAGGGCACAGTTCTCATGGGCGAGGACCTCGACGCCCTCGCCGCACAGGCACCGGTCGGCCGCCCTGCCACACCCGAGGAAATCGCCTCCGCCGTCCTCTATCTCGCAAGCGACGCCGCAAGCTTCGTACAGGGCGTACTCCTGCCCGTGGACGGCGGCCGCACCGCCGTCTGA
- a CDS encoding RNA polymerase sigma factor, with protein MRSAGFEEPSDGELVRGARSGDVAALGALLGRHRAGMQAVALSLLGNRPDAEDAVQDAWLIAFRRIGDLREPESAGAWLRMIVRNVCLSRLRSAPTTMPFVDLSPPVAECGPEQVVLTGPRGGSPAGPGRPVVARASRPSAVVPHRVTHRGRL; from the coding sequence GTGAGAAGTGCGGGGTTCGAGGAGCCGTCCGACGGTGAGCTGGTGCGCGGTGCGCGCAGCGGGGACGTCGCGGCGCTCGGGGCGCTACTCGGACGGCACCGGGCCGGGATGCAGGCAGTGGCACTGAGCTTGCTGGGCAACCGGCCGGATGCCGAGGACGCCGTCCAGGACGCCTGGCTCATCGCCTTCCGGCGGATCGGCGACCTGCGGGAACCCGAATCCGCGGGCGCTTGGTTGCGCATGATCGTGCGCAACGTCTGCCTCTCCCGGTTGCGCTCGGCACCCACCACGATGCCGTTCGTGGACCTGTCCCCGCCGGTGGCGGAGTGCGGACCCGAGCAGGTCGTGCTGACGGGCCCGCGGGGCGGATCGCCGGCAGGGCCCGGGAGGCCGGTCGTGGCTCGGGCCAGTCGACCATCAGCCGTCGTTCCGCACAGAGTCACCCACCGCGGGCGTCTTTGA